A single region of the Brachypodium distachyon strain Bd21 chromosome 3, Brachypodium_distachyon_v3.0, whole genome shotgun sequence genome encodes:
- the LOC104584105 gene encoding proline-rich receptor-like protein kinase PERK9, producing MAGSLSHLLLPVAVPPLAPSISPLHLGRAASPVAAHLPSLHATTVPPKLPARLPLPSPARSASPAPAPPPRRPAPPLSSPSPSSPLTRASAPAASPRASPRSPRSFAAEPALSPLLLAAARLQCTVPPELPAPLHLRASSAASTHLQRSPPASSASSALLPPGVLA from the coding sequence ATGGCTGGCTCCCTCTCTCACCTGCTGCTCCCCGTCGCCGTGCCTCCCCTTGCTCCCTCCATCTCCCCTCTCCACCTCGGCCGAGCCGCCTCTCCCGTCGCCGCGCACCTCCCCTCACTCCACGCAACCACCGTGCCGCCCAAGCTCCCCGCGCGCCTCCCGCTCCCCTCGCCggcccgctccgcctcccctgCTCCAGCGCCACCACCTCGCCGGCCCGCTCCGCCTCTCTCTTCCCCGTCGCCGAGCTCGCCCCTCACCCGCGCCTCTGctccggccgcctcgccgcgcgcctcccCTCGCTCCCCGCGCAGCTTCGCCGCCGAGCCCGCTCTGTCTCCCCTTCTCCTTGCTGCCGCGCGCCTCCAGTGCACCGTGCCGCCCGAGCTCCCTGCTCCGCTCCACCTCCgcgcgagctccgccgccagcaCCCACCTGCAGCGCTCCCCACcagcctcctctgcctccagcGCGCTGCTGCCGCCCGGCGTGTTGGCCTAG